The following is a genomic window from Niabella soli DSM 19437.
GGCAGGGAAAAGGGAGAAACCGTTTGGCTGGAATTTGTAACTGATAAAGAATATAATTCTCGGCTATAAAAACTTAATACACTAAGGCAGCTACCTAAGATTATATTGGAGCAAAGCACATTATAGACCTACGCTGGCCTAAAGTAACCTGCTGTCGAAGAGCTACCTCTTTCGTCCTTAATTTTTAATTATACTGCAATTCCATTTCAGTTACCGACTCTTTTATCAATTTCATATCATTTCGGGCCAACCACAATTCTTTAATTTTATTGGCCGCTTCTTCAGGTGTAATGCGGATATATTTGTAAAAATCCTTTGTTCTTTTGTGACCACTTATTTTCATAATGAGTTCAACAGGTGTGCCGGCTAAAAACTCGTTAGTACAAAAAGAACGGCGTGCAGTATGAGATGTGATCCAGTCATATTTTGGCCTGGTAATCGTTATGGTTTGATTCCCTTTTTTGTAGGAAAATTTTACTATTTGGATAATCCCTGCAAGTTTTCCAATAGTCTTGATATGCCTGTTAAATTCAGGATTTGTCAACTCGGGAATGCGGTCGCGGAATTGACGGGTAAAAATCAATTTAGCCTCGTGCCGTAAAGGAATAATCACCCAATGATCGGATTTCTCCTGCTTTTTATAAAGCATATCCCGTTGCAGATCCTCAGGTCGCAGGGTAGAAAAATCTGAAAATCGCAGTCCAGTTAGGCAGGCTAATACAAACAGATCTCGGTACTCAATAAGATATGGATGCTCTGATAAGTCCGTTTGATAGATCTTGGCGATTTCCTCATAAGTCAGATATATAGCATCACTTTCTTCCTCCGGTATTTTAAAATCAGAAAGATCGATTGGCTTAACAATTTTTCGTTTAGCCCTGTCTTTAATAAACCCCCGGAGATGCTTGATCGTTTTTCCAATGGTGTTTAATTTTAGCCCGGTCTGCACCGTTTTTCTGCGGATATGTATATGTTCAAAGGTCAGGTAGTCTACAAAATCTTCGTAAAAGCTAAAATCGAAGCTATCAAAGGATATTTCCTGCCCCCGGAACGCCTCAAAGGCGAGCAAATGGGACTTTACATTGCCATAAACGGTAAGGGTGGCTTTACTTACTTTCCTTTTCTTGGATTTTATGTACTCATCAAATTGATAGTATACATTTATTCGATTCTTTTTCTCAGTTTCCTGCTGTTCTGCTGCCTCTTTTTCTTTTGTCTCAATATCGTTAAAGTCAAACGTTGGCGAAAAATGCGTCTTTGCAAATTGGGCGCGAGCTTCAAGTGGAATTTTCTTTAACCCTGCATAGGTTACAATGTCTTCGACAATTTTTTTTAGCCTCTTTAGTTCATCATTGAGCTCATTGTAATCTCCATGATTTGCAGGAAGCCGTTCACTAATACAGCGACCTGCTTTATCCCAATAGGTAGGAGGTATTTTAACATCCGTTCCAAACAAAGGTTTCTGGCTTTCATTGCAGCAGTACTGAACAAAAATGGAACAGGTTCCATCAGCATGAACCTGGCCTGTGCGACAAATTAACTTAACTGGGAGTGCCATAGCTTGAACAATTTTATTGACTCCGGTAGCCTAAATTTTTAGTCTACTTTTAGTCTACTTTTTTAAATTGTTAAGCTGTTTTAAAGGTAGTAAGGAATTTTAGAGAGTTCTGTTATTAGAACCTGAAAGTCAGCCTCTTGAAAGTAAAGTGGGGTAAAAAGCAAAAAGGATCATCATTGCTGATAATCCTTTTTTGCGGACCGGACGGGACTCGAACCCGCGACCTCCGCCGTGACAGGGCGGCATTCTAACCAACTGAACTACCGATCCTTTAGCCCTCTAGTGATCCCGCTGGGACTCGAACCCAGGGCCCATACATTAAAAGTGTATTGCTCTACCAACTGAGCTACGGAATCAACTGTGTTCCCGATTTGGGAGTGCAAAAATAGGGTTCTCAATTTATTACGCCAAAAAAAAATCGAACTATTTCTTAAATATTTTTACGGCAGCCGGTCCGTTATATACTCTTTTGACAGTAACGATTGAATCAACGCATCCAGCCTGTAATTTGGATAGATAATAACTGAGACTTGCGGTACCGTCCATCGTGGGCTCATTGCTGGAGTAGTCGCCAAAATCATCATGATAAATGACCAGGGGCGACTGAAAGGCAGCGAAGGCATCTTCCTTATATAATTTTATGCCGATCAGTTTATTCCAGATGCTGCCATAGATCGGCCCGTCTACCAGGCCACCGGAAATTTTATAATGCCCGATATGAGTAAAGGCCGAGTGCGGATCTTTGGGCGCTATACCGCTTTCAGGCAGGTCCACGATCATGCTCGTTCCCCAGGGATTGCAACCAAACAACCAATCGCGCATAGCTGCTTCCAGTTCCTCATACTGCCGGTCGCCGGAGGCTTCCTTATATAAACTTAATTGGGTAAGCAAGCCTACCGTAAGATTGTTTGAGCACCAGATAAAGGGTACCCCCATTAAAAACGGATTGCCGGCTCCCCTTTTTTTCACCCGCTCGATGCCCTGCTGCATAAAAGAGCGGTATTCCGCTGCATGCGCCGGTTGCCGGGAGCCCCAGTAATGTCCCAGGTTCACAAAAGGATACCATTGATAATGGTGAGCTGTATCGGCGCCCATCCAGGGGGTAACCGGCTCCTTACGCGCATACGCCATAGCATCCTCCAGGTATCGGGGTTGCGGGTCTGTTTTATAAAGCGTTTGCGCCGCCAGTTCCATATCATCTACCCAGTTATCTTCTTCATAAAAATAAGGCGCCCCAAAGGGGATCGTTTGCGTAGTGCCGGGATATTTTTGTCCGAAGGCATAGGCCGCTTTTGCTTTGGGAACCAATGAAGCAGCAAACACCGGGTCATAGGCTTTTAATACCTGTGCGCCCAGTGCAAAGGCTGAAGCAAACTTCCCGGCACTTGAAGCAACGCCGGTGGTCCTGTTTTTATATTTGGGTCCCTGCGGTTGGCCGGTAATAAAATAGACGGGACGGCTCAAACCCATATTGGGTGCATATCTCGTGGTATCTTTATTGGGCAACCGCAGGCCTTTGTGATCGCGGTCGTCTGCGATCTGGTTATAATATTCTTCTTTCCCCGGATTCATTTTCACCATCCATTCCAGCCCCCAACGGGCTTCATCGAGCACGTCAGGGATTCCATTCTTTCCTTTACGACCGCTGGCGTCATATTCGTCCGCAAAGCTTCCGGGATTCATCGCATAAGCAAATAATAACTGGTAGGTAGCATTTGCAGACGTAGGCAGGTATTGCAGGTAGTCCGATGCATCGTGCCACCCGCCCGCAACATCTATCCTCGTAGAATCCTTTCGCGGGTTCTTATGATATACGATGAATCCATCCTCCGTATGGCAACTGTCGTCCAGGAACGGGTTGTATTTAGTACGCTGCTGCCGCATGTATTGCAAAATAAAATCGGCAGTACCATCATATATAGTATTACTGATCGCAAATACCGGCGACTGTACTGCTCCTGCCTTTATATAATATTTTCCGGGTTTATGAAATGCTGAAAAGTTGAGCCGGAATCCTTTTTTAAAAGCCGCATAGGCGCCAAATGTGTTAATCCGTGTACCCTTGAAAACCGTTTTTTGGGTAGCCGCCTCCACAACCGAAAACTCCGCTACATTAAGGTCTTCTTTAGTAACCAGCACGGCTACTTTTATATCGCCTTCCGTATAGCCCAGTTGGTTGATACGGATCCAGGCCTGTGCGCGTGCGCAATAAACGCCTGCAAGAAATATTCCTATGCACAGGTTTTTCTTCAAAGAAGCTTTCATAATTGGCATTAAAATCAATTTTTTAATATTTTCTAAGTAGGTTTGTTGAAATATTTCAACAGCAGTATGCAAGAGTATTACAAAGATAAGGTGGTAGTGGTTACGGGGGGAACGGACGGCATTGGCCGGGGTCTTGTTGAGGTGCTTTTAAAATTTGGAGCAAAGGTGGCTACCTGCGGGCGCAATCATGATAAATTATATGCCCTCCAGGCAGCGCATCCCTCCTCCTTCCTGCATACATTGGTTGCCGATGTCAGCATTGAAGCCGAGTGCCAACGTTTTATCGAATCTACTGCTGCTGTTTACGGTCGTATCGATATCCTGATCAATAATGCCGGCATCAGCATGCGGGGGCTTTTTAAGGACCTTGACATCAGCGTTATAAAAAAATTAATGGATGTCAATTTTTATGGTGCGGTCTTTTGCACCAAGGCGGCCCTTCCCTGGCTGATCCAATCCCAGGGCACTATAGTAGGCATTTCTTCCATTGCCGGTTACCGGGGGTTGCCGGGCAGAACGGGTTATTCATCCAGCAAATTTGCGCTGCAGGGATTTTTAGAATGCCTGATGACCGAACTGAAAGACGACAAAGTGCATGTAATGTGGGTGAGCCCCGGATTTACAGCATCCGGCATACGGGATAATGCGCTGGACAGCAATGGGGAGAAACAAAAAGAAAATCCGATGGATGAAGGTAAGATGATGACGGCAGAACAGGCAGCCAACCGGATCCTTAAGGCAGTGAAAGATAAAAAAAGAACAATAGTAATGACAGGAACCGGAAAAGAAACAGTGTTCCTGAATAAATTCCTTCCTTCGCTGGCCGATAAACTGGTGCACCGGTTTTATTTCAAGAATAAACAATTGATAAAATAAGCCCGGATCGTTAATTTGCAACACTCATAATAAAACATAAAGGAATCTATTGGTCAGGCAATGAATTTTGTAACACTAACATCAGATATCGGTTATCAGGATTACCTGGTGGGAGCTATTAAAGCACAGTTGTTACAGATCGGTGCCGATATCAGTCTGGTCGATATCTCCCACAATATCACGCCCTTCAATTTTCCGCAAGCATCCTACGTGTGCCGCGGCGCTTTCAAAAATTTCCCGGAATTTACCTTTCACCTGATCCTGGTAAACCTTTTTGGATCCAAACCCGAAAACCTGCTGGTCGCCTTTCATAAGAACCAATACATTATTTGTGCTGATAACGGATTATTGAATATGATCCTTGAAGAGCGGCCGGATATTATTATCGGCATCCCGCTAAATAAAAAAGCTGTTAAGAATACGTTGTATATTACCGGGATCATCGCCCAAACCGTTGAACGACTAATGAACGGGGAATCCATCCAGAAAATCGGGGTTCCGGATTTTAATTTCCGGGAAAAAAATCCGCTGCAGCCGGTGGTGGACGCGGGTTATATGGAGGGGCAAATCATCTTTATTGATAATTTTGAAAATGTCATTGTAAATATCACACGCAAACAATTTGAAGAACATCGTAACGGGCGTAATTTTCGTATCGTATTTAAACGCGATGAAGTAATTGATAAGATCAGCGAATCGTATGCAGATGTGCGCGAGGGCGATAAACTGGCCCTTTTTAACAGCGCCGATTACCTGGAGATCGCCATCAATAAAGGCAATGCCGCCGGTCTTTTCGGACTGAAAGGTTTTTCAGACAAGGCCAGCCAGTCTTCCAATATTATGCAAAACCAGTTGCTTTACCAGACAGTGCG
Proteins encoded in this region:
- a CDS encoding site-specific integrase, which translates into the protein MALPVKLICRTGQVHADGTCSIFVQYCCNESQKPLFGTDVKIPPTYWDKAGRCISERLPANHGDYNELNDELKRLKKIVEDIVTYAGLKKIPLEARAQFAKTHFSPTFDFNDIETKEKEAAEQQETEKKNRINVYYQFDEYIKSKKRKVSKATLTVYGNVKSHLLAFEAFRGQEISFDSFDFSFYEDFVDYLTFEHIHIRRKTVQTGLKLNTIGKTIKHLRGFIKDRAKRKIVKPIDLSDFKIPEEESDAIYLTYEEIAKIYQTDLSEHPYLIEYRDLFVLACLTGLRFSDFSTLRPEDLQRDMLYKKQEKSDHWVIIPLRHEAKLIFTRQFRDRIPELTNPEFNRHIKTIGKLAGIIQIVKFSYKKGNQTITITRPKYDWITSHTARRSFCTNEFLAGTPVELIMKISGHKRTKDFYKYIRITPEEAANKIKELWLARNDMKLIKESVTEMELQYN
- a CDS encoding glycoside hydrolase family 9 protein, which translates into the protein MKASLKKNLCIGIFLAGVYCARAQAWIRINQLGYTEGDIKVAVLVTKEDLNVAEFSVVEAATQKTVFKGTRINTFGAYAAFKKGFRLNFSAFHKPGKYYIKAGAVQSPVFAISNTIYDGTADFILQYMRQQRTKYNPFLDDSCHTEDGFIVYHKNPRKDSTRIDVAGGWHDASDYLQYLPTSANATYQLLFAYAMNPGSFADEYDASGRKGKNGIPDVLDEARWGLEWMVKMNPGKEEYYNQIADDRDHKGLRLPNKDTTRYAPNMGLSRPVYFITGQPQGPKYKNRTTGVASSAGKFASAFALGAQVLKAYDPVFAASLVPKAKAAYAFGQKYPGTTQTIPFGAPYFYEEDNWVDDMELAAQTLYKTDPQPRYLEDAMAYARKEPVTPWMGADTAHHYQWYPFVNLGHYWGSRQPAHAAEYRSFMQQGIERVKKRGAGNPFLMGVPFIWCSNNLTVGLLTQLSLYKEASGDRQYEELEAAMRDWLFGCNPWGTSMIVDLPESGIAPKDPHSAFTHIGHYKISGGLVDGPIYGSIWNKLIGIKLYKEDAFAAFQSPLVIYHDDFGDYSSNEPTMDGTASLSYYLSKLQAGCVDSIVTVKRVYNGPAAVKIFKK
- a CDS encoding SDR family oxidoreductase gives rise to the protein MQEYYKDKVVVVTGGTDGIGRGLVEVLLKFGAKVATCGRNHDKLYALQAAHPSSFLHTLVADVSIEAECQRFIESTAAVYGRIDILINNAGISMRGLFKDLDISVIKKLMDVNFYGAVFCTKAALPWLIQSQGTIVGISSIAGYRGLPGRTGYSSSKFALQGFLECLMTELKDDKVHVMWVSPGFTASGIRDNALDSNGEKQKENPMDEGKMMTAEQAANRILKAVKDKKRTIVMTGTGKETVFLNKFLPSLADKLVHRFYFKNKQLIK
- a CDS encoding SAM hydrolase/SAM-dependent halogenase family protein: MNFVTLTSDIGYQDYLVGAIKAQLLQIGADISLVDISHNITPFNFPQASYVCRGAFKNFPEFTFHLILVNLFGSKPENLLVAFHKNQYIICADNGLLNMILEERPDIIIGIPLNKKAVKNTLYITGIIAQTVERLMNGESIQKIGVPDFNFREKNPLQPVVDAGYMEGQIIFIDNFENVIVNITRKQFEEHRNGRNFRIVFKRDEVIDKISESYADVREGDKLALFNSADYLEIAINKGNAAGLFGLKGFSDKASQSSNIMQNQLLYQTVRIYFE